The region tcctccctctggaAAGCTGGCTGTCAGCTTTCTGCCCATCACCCTGCTGAGCTCCTGTGTCTAAACCCACTGGGGACCCAGACACACGTGCCAGCTCCCCGCAGAGCagtgcacagctcagcagcacagcccccaccGTGCCCCTGTGGGTGGGCACAGGCAGAGATGGAGACAGATCTGTGGGGGATGTGCAGGGGGCTGCCTACCTGGTCCTGCTTTCCCCAGATGACCTGTGTCGGTGCTTTGATCTTGCTCATGTTCTCATGGAGAGAGTGCCTGGACTTTTCATCCACGATTTCTAAAAACACTAATGGAGCAAGAGAAGAGTCAGTCCTACAGGGAGATGTTTTGCCTTCCTGTCTCAAAGGGCGCCATGTGGGCCAGTCCTGCTAGTATCCCCTCACTGGGAAACTCATGCAGAGATGATGGACTGTCCTCgcccaagcccagctgcagaggggccCTGAGCCAAAACATCTCCTCATAGGAACTTGTTAACCCAGATAAAAGGGCGAGGGTGAAGCAACAACCCTGTCACCAGTGGGGGTGGCAGTGCATTGCTACTGGTGACCAAGAGGTGTCCCCATATCTGttcccagccctctcccaccCTCAGCAAGAAAGCACGGGGATGCTGGGGTCCACCCATGTGCCAGGGACATGggggctgggaacagctggTCCCCAGGCCCTGGGGATCCTGCTGGAAAGCCTAATGAGGAGGCTGCCACCATGCACTTACGTTTCCGGTAAAATTCATTGTGTGGGATGCGAACGTCAACAAGGCCCTGGAGGAtctgcagggagagaaggagagctgctggaggggagccatgccctgcacagggctgagcgTGCCCAAGAGCACTCAAGAGCAGCCCTTGTCGCCCCAGCAAGTCTGGCCCCAGCATGAGCTTCTTCCTAAGCATGTGGGGCTGTTGAAACCACACTTAAGCAACATATATTTCAGCAACAAGTAATAGTGTCTTTTATGATGCAGTCCCAATTTCTgcccctggccagcagccaccTCAGCCATGACTgcacttttcttccttcttgtaTTCTTTTCCCAAAATCATCAAAGGTCTTGGCACTACCttacattttcttcttactCTCCAATCTACTCACTCCAGACTTCCTAAGGGAAACTAGTTTAATAGCCAGCCCCTCACCAAGTTCCTCTTGCTTGACAATGATGCAATTAACATTTCCATTACTTTTACTTAAAAAGCAGCGAACAATCTCCCTCCACATCAGACAACAGCTGCCTTAGTTATTTAATGCTTCCTGCCAGCCATATAAAAAACCCTTCCAcatcccagcctgctgccaaAAACCTCATGGGAGgaggaattccagcagggacTGCCAGAGGGAGCTTGGAAAAGAGGGTTTGAAGGACAAGTGCTGGAAAAATGCAGTGAGTGGGGCAGGGTGTGTCTCACCTGGGTGATGGCAGGGTTGGCAGCTCTAGCTCTACTCCCAGCATTGCCTCAGTTGCCACCATGTAGGCTCAGGGAGAAGCAAACCTTCTCACCACCTCCaggctcccctttcccagcctccACAACCAGTGCCAGCGTCTCACCTGCTGTGGCACCTTGAAGCGAACGTAGGAGCAAAGCTTCAGCATGTCTGCCATCTCCTCGGGCGTCGAGGGGATTAAAGGGATCCTGTCAATGCATTTGGACTCTTGCAGCTCCCGGAGCTGCTTAATGAACTTGCTGTCAGTGGTACTTGGCAGGCCTGGGTGAAATGAGAAGGGGTGAAATCCAGATGAGATCCCCCCAAATAGCCCAAATGAAAAAGCATCCTTGTACTGACATCCCGCATCCCTGCCTCTggcttcctgcctgctcactcttggaaaaaaaaatgtaaaaagaggggaagaaaacatCTGTACATACAGCCACTTCAATATGCATCCAGAGGTACCCAGCCTCCCTTGTGCTCCAGGGCTTGGCATCCCCAGAGGCTGGCACGGCACAAGGTGTAGACATGCATGACTACTTCAGCAAAAGCTATAGTGCTTATTTTTATGTGGTCATCAGATGCAAACACTAGTGCCCAGGCTGCCACTGCACTGGGTTGGATAGAAAATTTCAGCAGCCCCATCTGCATGCACCACTGAAGAAAAATTCCCCAGCAATTTAATCCTAAACCTTTCTGCAGCCCCCACACAGAGGTTTCACATCCAGAAACAGCCAGAGAGGCAGTCAACACTTCTCCCAGAGGGGAGTGGGAACTTGACACCCCCAGAGCCTGGTAGCTAGGTaacatttgctttgtttcattcCTTAGTGCTTATTTGGAAGTTGCTTTCCTTGtgtgggaggggaaaggagctgCTATGACAACTGGGATGCAGCAAAGCCTCCCCGGCACAGAAGCTCTCTGCCTGCTATGCCTCCTGCAGCATATCATGCCCAGGCTTCCCTGAGCCCCCTGTccaggggatggaggggataGAGGGGACACCCTGCTgacctgtgcccagccctgaagTGCTCTTCCCACTGCAGGCACCCAAAGGTGGGAGGTCAGAGCTCTCCAGTTCCCAAAGCCCTAGGCCTTCAGCACACTAGGGCTTTCAGGAGGCCAGAATGGGGAGGCCATTCCTGTTGCAGTCTTGAATCCCACTCCTGAACTGAGAGGCTGCAGACACGCTGTGTAAAATGCCTGCCATCCCAAGGGGAAAGGCATTTTCCTCCAGAGCAGAACTTGTCCCATTTTCCCTAGTCCTGACTCCAACCAAAGCACAGTGGGGCAAACATCAAACCCCTGGAGAAGAGTAGTCAGCACAAAGCTGTGATTTTCTCTTGTGCCTTGCCAGAGATTTCCAGAGtgtaaatacaaataatttctaaatgctTTGCACTACACATCTATGCTGCCTACAGAACAGCCCTGGACTTTTGCACCAGCTTCTGCTTGAGCTCTCTCTgtctcccctcccctgccttgCCCACCTGCAGGACAGATGAGGGTCAGGCTGCAAATATCTTCTGGGTACTGAGCAGCATAGACACCAGCAACATTTCCCCCCATGGAAGTGCCAACCAGATGAAAGGGCTTTCTGTTCAGCTTGATGCACTCCACGAActggcagggagcagaaggAGCATTGTTAGGagagaggaaacagcagcaTGGGGTCAGATCATTAGAGAAATTCAACTCAAAAGCTTgaggctggcagctctggctgcctgggaagggagagagtGAGGCCACACAAGGCAGACTCACAGGGCTTAGCATCCCTCTTGTTCCCACGTCCCTCACGTCCCCACGTCCCTCTGCAGAAGTGATGTGATGCTGGAGCTTTACCTGGTGTATTCTCTTAGCTTGCCCACTAATGGAGTAATCATCCAAGTCTGAGCGGGTCGTGCCCTCGTGCCCAGGCATGTCCACACAGACCAAGTGCAGGTTCTTTGGCAGGAACTGAAGAAACAAACCAGGAGTGGTTACAGTGCAGGGAAACTGCTGCAAAGCCCAGGGATGGCAAGTAGGGAGcccaggtgggagcagggaggggtcACTCTCCTCCTGGCAGCCCTGATTGCTCATTCACCAGAATAAGTCAGCTCGTGTACCAAGGATGACATGAGGAGAGAGCTTGGCCAAGACTTGCTTCCGATGGAGGCAGCAGGTGTGTACTGCTtttcccctgcagctctgcatgtTATAGGGTGAAGGGATGCAACAAGAAATGGGCATGGAGCTAAGCAGTGTGTTCCTAGCATGTTACAGCAGTCATCCCATCCCATGCATGCAATTACTGGGCCCCCCACACTGCCCCCAAGCCCAGGACCATCAATTTTCAGTAAGGAGCAACATGACAGAAACGGAATCCCACCTTGACTATGGACAGCCACATGTCTTTGTGGGCTGAGAACCCATGTAACATCAGGATGGACGGTCGGTATCCAGGCCTTCCTCTATAGGAATAGCAAAACTGATAGTCATCATAGTTTGCATATCTAACCTGCATGCCCAAGGCTCGGCGCCAGTACCtggaaacaaggagaaaacacCAGTGAGAAAGACAAGACCAGGGCCCAGCCATGATATAAGCCAGGTGACAAGTCTGAAGGCAGGCACAGATTTTTTGGCTTACTAAGGCCAGTTAGGTTGGGCTCTCACTGGTGCCATAATGGGACTACTAGAATTAACCCTGTGCATCTGGTCCCTGGACAGGTGTAATACTGGCTGCTGGCTGCACTGCAGATGGTTTGTGGAGACACTCTGTCTGTTAAGAACTTTAAACAAATACTCTAAATAACTCATTAAGCAATGGAAATGGGCCAAAATAAcaatggtaaaagagaaaatgcccAAAGGCTGATATGAGGACAGAGACTCAAGAGAGAGGGGCAgcacacatggcacaggatggGCAGGCCAAAGGAGACAGTTCTCCCAGGTGGATAAGGTGGATCTGTCACAGGGTTATTTGGACACAGTCCTGAGTCAATGGGAGTACATCACCCCACAGATAAGCACATCAGCTCCCAGCCAAAACAACCGTGTGACCCTGGAGCACCAGAGAAACCCAATTCCCACTCACCAGCTAGACAGcctctgaaaatgtatttatacacacacaaagGACTGGAGTGGACCATCCTTACACTGGGTTTAGCACCCCAGAAGATAGCAGGCTAACCCCAGTGCTGTTCCTCTAAAAGCAGAGGCAGACAGTCCTCAGGCTTGCAGCCTGCTCAGAGGATGCAGCAAAACTGCTggccagagggacctggacagaGATTATCGGTGACACTTCGGACACATGACGTGTACGTGCAGCCCAAGGCAGAGAATGGGGCCACTTTGTCTGCAATTCCCCTGTGCTCAGATACAACCCTTGTCAGGACAACTGCTGGGCTACTCCTGGTGGCCAAGACACTGGCAAGTACTTTTATATGCCGTATCAGAGTTTATTTAAGACACAAGAGCAAGGTCACCAACGCTTCTGGACTGTCCTACCTCTCTGCCCACTCAAAGCTTATGCATAGTGAAATCCTCTTTTAGCATAATCTCTTTTTCGAGGGAGTTAGTGGGACTTaagcagcatctcagctctgtgctggtccTACAAGGAGAGGTGAATTTCTCCCTAATAAGTGTCTTAAGAGTCCTTGCCTCAAAGGCACTGGTGTGAACTACCGATGGGCAAGATGATAACATTTTTAGCAACTGATCCTAATGGATCAATTCAGCAGAAGGCAAAATAATCTGTGCAAAGCTGAACTGATCCCTCACAAGGTGTTAACTCACTTAGTGGCAGCAGCTAAACTGATTAACCCCTGTcgcagcacaggcagagcagttCCAGGGCTGGGGTCAGCGGGGCAGCCCTGGATATCCTGCCAGGCAGGAAGGCGCATTAGCGGCAGGGAAAGCAGTGAGGCCGTGGGTGAGGGGGCCCAGCGTGACCCTTGACTGCACCAGCTGAGGACACAGACTGgcagggagaagaaggaggGGGCAGGGAATTATGGAAGAAGGGAGAAGCTCCCCCCAGGACCTCCCAGGAACAGTGCGGCAAAGCTGGAGCTGCATGGGGCTGAAAGAGGAGGGCAGCATGGCATGCCTGGATTTGGGAAACACCCCTGAGCTGAACTGTGGGAGCCACCATCTACCAGCAGCACATGAGGGCAGCCTGACAcgctgcctgctctgcctgtgctgtctggctgctgctgcctgctccacGCTGGGGGATGAGACTCTACCCTGACTTCTGAAGGGAGTTACTCCCGGTTTTCCTTGCAACAAACCCAGAAAGGAAAGCTGCCGGTGGGCTTATCACTGATTTCCACGGACAAAGGAGGACTGAAGGATTTAGTGCTTGCCTCCTGGTATCAGAAAGGACAAGATTCAAGGGCATAAGGAAAAGCATCCCTCCATCTTCTCTGATGCTCcattccagaagaaaaagagaggatgAGAAAAGCCTCATCCATAACTACTAATGAGGGAAAGTCTCTGTCTGCTGAGCAGGCTgtcagctgggatggagcatGTAAGCCCAGGGACACCCACACCACAGCTACATTGATGAGGTGGGAGGTCACCAGactgccacagctgccaggctggtggATAGGCTGCAATGGCAGTGCTTCTCCTAGTCTCAGTCCTGCCCTTGGGGAAAGCAACCCAAAGAGGTTTGGAGAGATCTTGCAAGCTGGCACTGCAGTGGCACCCTGGCCAGCTGCCCCTTGACACAGTCAAACCCCTGGGACAGCAAGAGGCCTGACAGACATAGGCCTCCGAAGCAAAAATGCAATaggaaaatgccattttcttctcccagaCATGTTTAAAGCTGCACACAGTTGGCAAGGCCCTGGAGGACCTCAGGTCACCTGCTGTTATTGCTGTCAGGGGCAGGAACACCCAGCTCTGTCCACACACTGTGACCCGTGTGTGTGGGGGCCCTGCTGGGTGCGGGGCTCGTGCACTCACCAGTAGTAGATGCGGATAAGCGCCGAGGGCCAGAGGAGGAATGAGGCCACGAAGGCCAGGATGGGGATAGCCAGGGTGCCACCAGCGATGACAAACATGTTCAGCATATCCAGGTCCATGCTGCTCTTCACTGCTCAGCCTCACCTGCCTGCATTTAGGGAAAGTTCTGAGGTTAACCACCAGAAATTACAACAAGTCATTGCTAAATGAGAACTCTGCTGCCAGATGAggaggaaagcagctctgcaagaaGCAGATATCCTTCAGGAGCACAGCAACGTCTCCTTCAGTTTTAAAACCCACCTATTTCTTCTGCCTCCTTAATGGATCTAATCATTGCAATGTTATCCTCTCAGGAGAGCACATCTCAAACAGGCAATGAGCCTCCTAACAGGCAGGGAACATGTCCAGGGTGACAGGGCACAACATGACCCTTGGGACACTTTGCAGACACAGGAAGCACAGCCCCCCGAGGGGTGCAGACAGCCTTGGCAGCCTTTCCCCCCACCATGCGTGCAGGCAGCCTTTCCCCCGACGGGCGCAAGCAGGGCCAGCTTCAGGCAGGCTCCACGCTTCCTTTTGGAGGCAGGCATCCAGCTCtgtctcccttctctccccctGCCTGATCTCAAATCCCCAGCACACAACCACTGACCTAGAACTGATGGGTTGAGCCCAGCTCTCATTACCGCTCTACACAGGCACCAACTAATCAAGGAAGCAGAGCCTATTAATGGACTCGGGAACAGAAGGAAACAACTTGGCAGGGCACTCTTTAGTGTCCAGCCCTTATCAGAAACAAATTTATCCCCACCCACACAACCTCACTTCTGCCTCACATTTTGCACTTCCTGTGGATAACAggttcccatccctgctccccagtaTCTTTCAGACAAGCCTCAGGGACGGCAGGTGGAGGACACTCGGAGCAAGGGCAAGCTCTTGCACAATGTCATGTTTGTCCCTGAACTCTCCCTACTACAGGCAGCTGggatatatttttctcattaagaGATTAAACGCTGCCACACACATATCTCCTCTAATTCCCCCTGCTAACCAACTCATGACTCCCTCTTTCCTCGGCACTACACTTTTGTCCCACATTTGTAAAACGAAACCTCCTCAATGCCTGCTCTCCCACCAGCCACTCACCCCCCCCCACCACCTCCACATTTCTCCGTGTCAGGACAGTCAGATTTTTTCCAGCTTCCTGCAAGACTCCCAGTGGTGTGTGTGCGGTATGTGATGCCatgaaacagaaacacaatCACCACAGTCACAGCGTCCCGCCCCCAGACACCGTCACATTGGACCCCCACGGTACACACAACCCTGAGAAACAGTGTACAGAACCTCTGAAACATCAGCCAGAATTGCCCCCTTCCCCCAGGGAAAATAGGAATAACTAAAATTTGAGGAATACTGTAAATATTTCCACCAGGCACCTCCTTAACAAAGCTAAACCTCATTTCCGTCTTCAAGCCTCAACAACACGTCGTTATTcatttaattaacattttgtAGAAAGATCCTTGATGTCAGCATGGCTTGTTCATAGATAAACATTTTATGCAACCGATAAACCTTATCCATGCGAGCAGGGCTGCGAGGGAGCTCACCCTAGAGCACTCGCTGCCTTTTGCTATGTCACTAAAACAGGGCAGAAATTAAGCACGGGAAATCGCCATTGTTCCCATTGGTGACCCGTAACGAGAGAAGGCTGCAGGAAGCAAAAAGCGCGGGATGGTGGAAGACCCTGTGACACGGGATCACCACCTCCGCCTCCATCTCCACACcacttttaaaaagctaaaCGAGGAGAAAGCCTTTTAAAAAGCTCGGCTTACCTTGCAGAGTTCCCCTCCTCCTCTCGGCACAAGTCCTGCTCGCTGTGGGCAGCGGCAGTGTCTGAGAACACtgtcagaagaggaaaagaacaagGTCAAAATCGCAGTCCTGCTTTCACTGCTCCCTTCAGGCTCGGCGGCCCGGTGAGTTTGAGGTATTTAAGCCACCAGCTTCCCTTCAAGACGTCTCATATTCACCTTCTGACCAACCTCTCCCCTGTTTATGTAAATATGGTCTTTTGTACAATAAAGCCCGCTGAGTGCACTTGTTCCAAGCAGGAGCAAAGTGCAAGCTGCCATCGGGGAGGAAGCGAGAGccgcggcggcgcggcggggagAGCCGAGCCCAGCAGCCCCGGGCAGCGCTGCGCGGATCCAGAGCCGCGGGCTCATGCTCGCCCTTCAGGTGATTACTGCTATTAGAACAAAGCCAGCTAAGCTGCTTCTCATCCCCTTCCTCTTTGTCTTAAAGGTAATTTTCCAAGCGCTCTCCGcgcccctcccctccccctcccggAGCCTGCCCTGTGTGAGACGGGCTGAAGCGGAGCGCAGCCGCAGGAAATTACTGGGGAGGCAGCAAAATGCTGGCCTGAACTCGCTGGCAGATTTTGGCCGTGAAATTCACGGGGAACGATCAAACAGGTGCACCGGAACCACGCGGCATGAGTTCTGGGGGCTGCTTCAAGCCAGAAAACCCCTGAGAGGTCCCCTTGCCACGGCCGCAGGTCCAGGGGCAGTCGGGGGCTGCCGTCCCCATCACGCCGGAGCATTTCGGCAGGGCCATGGCAGCCACCCCTCACCACGTGAGCCCCGGCGCCCAATGCTGGCCATGCACACCCGGCAAGCCCCGCTCAGGGCCCCGCTGGCCACGGCTGCCTGGGGGGTTCAGGTTGCGCAGGCAGCATCATGGCGCTTCCGAACCTCCTGAGTGGTCAGAGCACCGTCACTGATTTCCATGGCTAACTCCGATGCAGGAGAATGTCAGCAGGCTCAGCTAtgcaggcagaggcagccacCATCACCACAGTCCCCAGCACCCGCTGCCCAGTAAAGCCACCCCTGCACCCatcagtgctgcagggacactggCTCACCGGCTCGTGGGAGCACCCACAGTGGCAGTGCCCTGCCATCGTGCTTTGCCCATCCGGGAATGATAaccctccctgctgcactgaGACCAGGCACCATCACCCCAGGCCCAAGCACAGTCCTTTGCTACCAGTTAGAGAATAGCTTTTTAAGCTGCTGtgggtttaaaaataaaacaagcccTCTGGTAACAGTTGCAAGTCTTCATACCACAGCTCATCCATCATTCTGAGGTGCCCTGTGACCAAGAGTCACAGCAAGTGGCTCCAAGTGTTGCTACTGCTTCTCAGAAGGATCCCCACACACTTCATAAATTAACTTGGAAATATCAATTAGGCGACTCTGATAAATGATGTGTCATCATGGTGGTGGTAACACCAAGCACACTGAGCACATGGCAGGGCATGGGATGCCAAACCAGGAGCACTGGTTCCCATACTGGCAAAAAGCACTAACCACCACAGCCTGCATCCCACCTGGGAGGATCCCCAGAACAAGGCACCCCAGGTAAGGGGATGGTCCCAGGACAGATGATAAGGGGAGGCTCCACATCTCCATTTGTTTGCTATTTCCCTCCCCTGTGTCAGATTCAAGCAAGGATCTCAACACCTGCAAAGAGAGGGGCCAACAGATGGAAGGGGTCTGTGGGTCACTACAGAGGACAGCATGTTGGGGACAGTCCCTCCTTCTGAGGCCATGGAACAAgggtatttttcctcttttgagcTCAGTGTGTCACTCCTGGGAGGCTGGGAAAGACCCAAGAATGCCACTCAGGtgtatctttaatttttttccaagcccCACaagagagggagcagcagcacaaaacccaCCCCAAGGCAGAAGGCCCTTGGGTTGGAAGAGGAAACTGGCAGCTGATGCACTGGGCAGCCCTGAGAAAGGCCAGGCAGGGATTTCACAAAACAGGAATCACGTGTATGCTGTCACTGCCAACATTCAGGCACAAAGGCTGTCTTGGGCTGTGATCATCGGGACTGGGCTGCACAACTGCTGTTGCACCCAGGGTGTTGCTCAGCCCACCTGCACCCAGCGC is a window of Vidua macroura isolate BioBank_ID:100142 chromosome 13, ASM2450914v1, whole genome shotgun sequence DNA encoding:
- the ABHD6 gene encoding monoacylglycerol lipase ABHD6, which produces MDLDMLNMFVIAGGTLAIPILAFVASFLLWPSALIRIYYWYWRRALGMQVRYANYDDYQFCYSYRGRPGYRPSILMLHGFSAHKDMWLSIVKFLPKNLHLVCVDMPGHEGTTRSDLDDYSISGQAKRIHQFVECIKLNRKPFHLVGTSMGGNVAGVYAAQYPEDICSLTLICPAGLPSTTDSKFIKQLRELQESKCIDRIPLIPSTPEEMADMLKLCSYVRFKVPQQILQGLVDVRIPHNEFYRKLFLEIVDEKSRHSLHENMSKIKAPTQVIWGKQDQVLDVSGASVLASAIPDCHVYILENCGHSVVVERPRKTANLILEFLALLHSIDNNKKQA